One Buteo buteo chromosome 5, bButBut1.hap1.1, whole genome shotgun sequence DNA window includes the following coding sequences:
- the LOC142030925 gene encoding chymotrypsin-like elastase family member 2A isoform X1, whose translation MLVCLNLFANLSLSLSHSQMCAFDHRYDIALIKLTEHITLSDHIKLACLHSARSILSSNTACCVTEWERLQRNGALPDDLQQGLLLVVDYATCSKPSWWRSTVKPTIACTSGDGVTCSCNGDSGGPVNCQSADGRWEVHGTISFGSAFDCSYYHKPSVFTWVSGYNSWIEQVMATN comes from the exons ATGCTAGTGTGCCTTAATCTATTTGCaaacctttccctttctctttcccactCTCAAATGTGTGCATTTGACCACAGGTATGACATTGCTTTGATCAAACTCACTGAACACATCACCTTAAGCGACCACATTAAGCTGGCCTGCCTCCATTCTGCACGAAGCATCCTGTCGTCTAACACTGCCTGCTGTGTGACAGAATGGGAAAGACTGCAGA GAAATGGAGCTCTTCCAGATGACCTGCAGCAAGGCCTTTTGCTAGTGGTGGATTATGCAACTTGTTCCAAGCCTAGCTGGTGGAGAAGCACAGTGAAACCCACCATAGCTTGCACCAGTGGGGATGGAGTCACCTGCAGTTGTAAT ggGGACTCTGGTGGCCCAGTGAACTGCCAAAGTGCTGATGGCAGGTGGGAAGTACATGGTACCATCAGCTTTGGCTCTGCTTTTGACTGCAGCTATTATCACAAGCCTTCTGTCTTCACTTGGGTCTCTGGTTATAACAGCTGGATTGAGCAG GTTATGGCAACCAACTAA
- the LOC142030925 gene encoding chymotrypsin-like elastase family member 2A isoform X2, translating into MENSSSRRKKTKETQGYDIALIKLTEHITLSDHIKLACLHSARSILSSNTACCVTEWERLQRNGALPDDLQQGLLLVVDYATCSKPSWWRSTVKPTIACTSGDGVTCSCNGDSGGPVNCQSADGRWEVHGTISFGSAFDCSYYHKPSVFTWVSGYNSWIEQVMATN; encoded by the exons GTATGACATTGCTTTGATCAAACTCACTGAACACATCACCTTAAGCGACCACATTAAGCTGGCCTGCCTCCATTCTGCACGAAGCATCCTGTCGTCTAACACTGCCTGCTGTGTGACAGAATGGGAAAGACTGCAGA GAAATGGAGCTCTTCCAGATGACCTGCAGCAAGGCCTTTTGCTAGTGGTGGATTATGCAACTTGTTCCAAGCCTAGCTGGTGGAGAAGCACAGTGAAACCCACCATAGCTTGCACCAGTGGGGATGGAGTCACCTGCAGTTGTAAT ggGGACTCTGGTGGCCCAGTGAACTGCCAAAGTGCTGATGGCAGGTGGGAAGTACATGGTACCATCAGCTTTGGCTCTGCTTTTGACTGCAGCTATTATCACAAGCCTTCTGTCTTCACTTGGGTCTCTGGTTATAACAGCTGGATTGAGCAG GTTATGGCAACCAACTAA